CGGAAAgaattttcttaaaatgaaTGTGCCAGCTGCTTGAAGGGATATAAGAGGAAACAAGAATATTCCTGAAATTATTACGAATGTTAACTACTTAAGCATCTATAACTTTGAGCAAATTCATTTCGCATATTTGCATTCACTGCAAGAATTTTTGTCGTTTAAATGTGTCGAGCTCGTTAATTAAAAGAGAAGATGTGTTGGTCATTATCAAATTGGTTCCTCATATTAACTTCTTAATGTTGCGGAAGGCATTCAATTATCAAGATGATCTTGCCACATTACTACGAAGTTGCATGCATAGAACTTGTGCTTTTGGATGGAAGGACCTGTTTTTTTGGGCCTTGCCTATGCTCAAAGTTGTCCCTCTAAACAAATATAGTTTCCCTCCAATATCTCTATTGCACTGCTCTTGCATTTTTAAACAAACCAAATCAGAAGAGATTGAATACGAACTCGCAAAAATATACTCtcagaagtacattgttaaggCAAGAAAGTAAGTGAATTTCgaatttgtgaaatttttaCTAACTTGGAATCAGAGTGATGACAGATGACCCATGATTACCAGTAATTACAATATCACCCATTTATCATGGAATCTTATTCTTGAAAAATCACGGTgtgattatttattttatgcgAGCCCTGCTCTTATTTTGATTCCCAAAGTATTAGTAAATATTGGAATGACCTTGAATGAGAGCTCCCATTCTCTGTTAGTAAACATGCCCTCTGGTTATAGAACAGAGGAACGCACATAAATCATGAAGAAACATGGGAATCTTTTCGTCATACTTCTAGAGATATAGTGGTAACTCAAACTTTCATGAGCAAATTCTTGTCATCTTTTTCGTACatttcatcaaattttttattcacgACCTATTTGGCAAAGCCGACTTGTGATTGAATGGTGTGACTTGCTTTTGAAACTGTGATAAGTCTGTGATCatatgtaataacccaaacctaaattaatatttaattattaatttattaagaggaaaagacaattttgcccttggaataatttattaaagaaaagttgactttttgactgagaaggaatttgaaaattccacacacaccgttgcgtagagcacgacgaaatgagtccgtagacacgaagtgggctcgaatcggagctttaacgaagaaaatacagTTAAAATACTACAAGGggtaaaatggtaatttgaaaaGTCAGAAGTTTATAatctcacttctctctctctctctctctctctctctctctccccgcgCGCTTCCTTCCTCTTTGCGATAAACCCCAATTCGATCGGATTTTGCTGCGCCGTCGCCACCACTGACCACCGCTCACGCCATGATCGGACTTGATCAAACCGCCGTCGCTCCCCTATCCTTTCCCGACCAGCCCCGCCCCTGGAACCACTGGATTCCGTCAAAAAAAGTCGTGAATTGCGCCGGTTTTGACAGAAACTTCGCTGGCTGGGTTCGTCGTCGTCCAGCCACCATTTCTAACTATCCAAGTATGGATtctgaacctctcgagctgttctagctgcctgttggatAGGATTCAATCAATTCTCAGCGTAGGTAATTCGATTTGcgaattgaaatttggccaTTTTTGGAATctcgattccggccacttccggtcagtttttggggtagatccaagaacaaaagtggctccaaatagagtgttatacctagggtaggattCTTGAGctgtggttttgagattttccggcgatacGTAATCGCTTTGGGTACCCAGCCCTGCCGGCTTGTGTGGCGGCAcctgggcgagggtagtgaagtgtcatgtgtctcgatgagatccttaagttgtcacgagcgcgtaggaatttgcggatctcaatttggataccgtttgagcctcgcgGATTTtacatattgtgcgattttcgggttcaatactgttgagccgttggatcgtaatcattttcagatatgttaatTTAGACaattctaggatcgtttaggattcgacgaattgtgaatcggagtttCGGATACTCcaaaatcgcgaaccctaaggctagggtttagaaatcgTGCGATTGTACGATTGTGATCATTCtgaccgtccgatcgagaccaaaccatcgggacatgtgtcctaagTATATTGGAACTTCTAGAGGCTCCTGGATCATAATTGCGAGGTCATTGACCCGTGGGGTCCCGAGTTGACTTTTATGGACTTTagcgctttttgagtcccaagatactGCTGAACTATTCCAAGTGGAAGGAAAACTTTTATGGGCATAGGAAAAACTTTAATCTGACGCacgtacttctaggagccgggggtcagggttttaaattaatactatattgtattaatagaatataatggtcattgaatcaggcacccAGGCACCAGTTGACCCGCATGAGGGACCTTCCAGAGTTCCAGCGAGCACGGACTACCAGTAAGTGGACTccttgtttttataaatgaatttaagcagttcagttacagttattgatcttgaataagttttattaaaaGATTAGTGTTTTACAAGCTGTTAtatgcttttaaatattttgttctgCATGCTGCCGAGTGACATATCCTTTTAAAGGATacaggaaaagaaattctagttAATTATCATATAAATGGTAGCAGAGTTTTAGAGTTTACAGGaattcagttattcagcagattttcttcataaactttatattttcctaaaccaccttgtacccagatATACAAATGTTGCCTTTGGTAAATAAGTTGCCTTCAGATTAAATGTTGCCTTTGGATTGTATTGATTGTCTTGGTTTAGTCAGCATgtttgacagttgccccacgagttcttTGGTACTCGAACTTGTGTGGAGCGAGTAATGCAGATCAGGTGGGCTacagtcccctgaatcctacGAGTTGCTGCTTGGATTGACcttgtgtcactgagacctgcgagtacgtatcacccatggtgatgcaaggaattgacggatattaggaattgacggaaataaatggtacacctaggtggtagttttaaccTGTTTTCAGtgccttaagaaattaatattgaccatgagtatgattggcttatatacatgtataattatatacgtgcattgatttcagaaataaagagaataatttagtttgtatgactgtttttacagtggggttagtatgtttatatgctattttctaaattttgtttttgggtccacttaccctttttaatgttttgcgcccccaggtaGTAGGCGTGCACAGGGATCCACAACCGGGCCGTTTTCCACCGTCCGCGCTTTCCTTTCTGATGtaggacttttgttttgtaaaaggattgactcctttgtaaattctcaGTAGTCGCTCTGATGttttgccctagacttagaattgaactgttggaatgtatatatacgtatgttggcagttggttgtatatatatatacttgtttggtaggtgtaaatgttttggtattgacccagttacaagggagactctgccgatgtttcggcagaagtcaaccttgttattttatcgtgctttgtatagaagggcaattaggtcattcgtgcccgacatctgtcaggtgtcggacacgcacagagTCCGGCTCgtattccaaagtggaatttgggttgggTCTTGTCATCATATATCATGCGTCAATATGTTAGAAAAATAAGTGGGGAAAAATTGTATGTTCTTATAGGTTGAAAAATAAGTTGCATAAATAGTAATTGTGTCATATAGCATTATTAATCTATGTGTTACAACATGAGTGAATTACTAACACCATATGACACTATGGTCAAAGACATAACTATATGTTTAGGCCAAAGGTTGTTGTGGCCTCCAAATAGTTTAAAGCCCATAATTTCAATATGTTAGGGAAAATATTTGCCTTCTTCCTTGAAAGTAGGAACTCCTACTTTCCtgcaaataaaaatttggcatgtgtgcatatatttttctttttgtgtttttaataaattactttTGCATGTGTCGAACTGTAATTTACAGAAAGGAGGAAAGTAGTGTCCATATGTTAGTTTCTAAATATTAGAGGCAGTTGTCTTGTTTTATGTTAATGTCATCCGAGTAAATTAATGACGACATTACATTGGCTATTTCTTTGCTGATTGTCATTGGTCCAGTGTACATTGGCTATTTCTTTGCTGATTGTCATCGATCCAGTTGTCTCATTAATATTGGTTCACGtgtcttgtttttatttggatTTGTTAACTTccaactaattaataaagattAAGATAGATCACAATGTGGCCAACAGGACTCAGTGTAAAAAGGCATTGATTTGCAGGCCAGATATATCAAGTTTGAACCTCTATGACATcttagttgtgtgtgtgtaagaaATCCCCTCTCCACCAGTTTAGAACATCGCTTATACTAAAAACAAAGATAGATCACAATTTAACTAGGAAAAGGATGAAAACATATCCTAGTCTATATTCAGTTACCATAGAAGCTTAATTATAGAAAACCTAGTTTCACTTTCTACCCGTCTACCTTGTAGACAAAAGAgacaatttaatttgttttctttactAGAGCAGCCGTACCCCATTCTATTGAATTTTTGAATTGATATTTGTAGCTTTttgataatttaaaataaaaataaggaaacaAGAATGGAGTGGTTCTCTAAATAGTAACTTCATTTAAGTTTAATGAAATAATCATGTGACTAATATGAATGTCTACACGAAAAGTCCATATATGAcaccctcactatagaatttcgCAACGAGAATGAGTGCCTCCACTAGGAAGGGCTACTCATAGCAACATTGCCCCCCACAAGGTAAACAAAAGCCCTAGAAGCTGCCAGGTAGCCCTAACTACTTGCGTACAATGACTTGGGCCACTTGCCAAATACATTAGCACAAACAACTTACGGACCAGTGATAACTAGACTGTTCATAAGAATTGGAGAATCCTACCACTATCATAGCAGCCATTCGACTTGCACTCATTGCTCAACACAATTTACTCACAATTTCTTCTCATGCATATCATGCTAGAATAAAGCAGAGTATTGAATTTTCTGCACATCAAGCGGAAACAATCTAATAATTTTCAAGCCAGCTAGAATTTCACTGAACCAAGTTTGACTTTGCAACTTCTGATACACAACATAAATACCACCATCAAGACAGAAATCAATGATCGCTATTTCGAAACCATGTTAGACAATTAGGGCAGCAGGATGTCGTCCAAAGACCAGAAATTGATTGCATGCTGTTTTAGTGATTAGCTGTTGGCACCATCCTTTAGAAACAATCTGAAGGACTAAATTGAAATATTGCCAATTACTAGCTTCAATAATTGAGATCCCAAGCATGGGTGAGCCGACTCAAGTTTCATCTTCACCTTCTGAAAGCAAGCAATCTTGTATTTGTTCCctgaaagaaaacataaagCAATAGGGAAAAGGCTAAGTTATGATtgtagctctctctctctctctccctagcTACACAGAGGATACCAAAAGAGGTCAGTCAAATGTTTTGTACATAATCACAACACACAAATGCAACTATTCAATGGTAGACTGGCATCCAGATGGCATCCTCTAGAGAATGCCAATTCCATAAGTTTCTGATAATCTTGAAATTTCGGTTTGAAGTTGTGTGGCACAAAATGACAAAGACAATCAACTTTTAAGTTCATCTAGTTGTCCTATGGTTTTCGTCATTTTGAGTTTAACACATCAAGTGCATGTGCTTAATTAAACCCACAGCAAGAACAAGGTTTCTTCATAGCTTCTAAGGAATTTTGAAAATCGAAGCCAGCAGGTAAACATCATGCATGATTAATAAGTGTAGTATTTCACCTGATGGCACTGCAATGGTCAAGGTTGTCATGCTTTGCTCGGGCAAACAGTTGCTCAGGTAAAAGAGTGTACAACTCATTTACTGATGAGGGGTCTTGGGGAAGTATTTGGAACTGGCAGCTTGAACAGCAAACAGAACTTGTTTTGTGACTCTCCAGGTTCTTCAAACTTAGCAAGTCAGATCTGCTGAGTGGGCTATTGCAGATAAAGCAGAACGACTCGGAGGAAAAAGATTCATTAGGTTTAAGGTTATATCTCTTCTGACGCCTTCGAGTTGCCAAAAGAACATTAGAGTCATCAATCTCttcaattttgttgaaatgaaaTGGGATAAGCTTTCCAGCTGTTCTCATAATTGTGCACTCTCGAGAAGGATTTTCTTCCTGGAAAACAAAAGTTCAATTTGACTTGCCCGGCAAGTTCTTTATATGTGTATTTAACCAAAGGGAATTACTTGTGGAGTAAGAATGGTATTGATACATGCTTTTGTTCTCAAGTTCTATTTGAAAGAAACTTCTAGGTAAAACTACTGCCTCTAATTAACATATGTGTTTCTAACTAAAGGAAAATTTACTTTTGCCGTAAGACCACATTTATGCAAAAAGCACATTGTTTTCAAACGTTGCAcaattttaacatttaaaacTTACCTTATCAACTTTTGgtgatgtttttttaaaattgcatCCACATAAGACTCCAATTAGCTAAACAATCATTAACCCTTAATTGTGTACCCTCCCATCTTATTGAAGAACAAAGCAATAATGGCTCTTCAAGTGCATACTTAACTTTACTAGTGAAGTTATTCTCAGTAAAATCTGATCTCCAAGGCTGCTCTCTAACAAATATTTTCGATCAGTCATAAATGATAAGAGAAACTGGGCCCACTTTGTACCTGCAAAAGTGTCACAAATGATGAGACCAAGCCATTTATGCCAGTGCAAGGACTTCTTATCAACTCCACAGTTTTTAGACTGCCCTCGCAAGATGAGAGATCAGACACAATTCAgtaaggaaaacaaaattctcTATGAAGCTAAACCAAAATGGCATAAATTACAAACCCATCAAGGCGGCAAAGCATGGTCAGCTCTTTGGCAAGACAATCGCGAAGGGGAAGCACAACTGGGATCTCCCACCTTGCATCAACATACTGTACATCGGCTGGTAACGAATATCCTTGGCCCTGTTAAAATCAAGTACAAATAAGATATATCAAAATGCCTTTCGAGCTTCAAcataaatttgagaaaatacACCATTGATACCAATGGTCTTTCATTCCACAAATCATATGACCTTCCTACAGAATTCAGACTAAAATTTGAACCAAATGCAATAGTGGAAAGTTGGTTTCCATGGAAAAAAGGTATCATATAAAGGAGCACATTGCTACATTCCTGTCACAACATCTATTATCTGAGATGATATTTTTCTAGGTTCTTTGATAATAATTGAGAGTTACTCATAAATATTGTTTGAATGAAGAGGAGAAATCAGTTTACAGCTTCGACATCAGAGAAGATGAAATAATCTCGACATAAACAACACCTTTCTAGAGTGTTAAGTGCAACTGATATTCCACAAGACAGAGTCGCAAATGTATGTAACacaattgcatgaagcaaaaCCTAGATTCCTGTGAAAAGGATTAATGTAACCAAATACCAGTAATTAGCCAAGTATCTCATTGATCCATGTACAGGATTACCAGTCATTATCGGTTTAAAAGCCATTTTCTTGGGGACAAAACTATCTCTCAAATCAAATGCAGTCAAGGCAATGAATATTATAATCCACAACATtcattacaaatatcatgaaTTAGTAAAAGAATCTAATACATTCACTAGAGACAGTAAGCAGTTTTATCTTCAGGGAAATGAGCATTCAACTTAAgacactaaaaaaaaaaccttgacAGTGGCTGAAATAACATGGCAGGCAATCCTCGATACGCATGACCCCAGTAGAAGTCTGTTGTATCCATTTTGAGAGGCAACCTGCACCATAAACAGAACATTCTGcataaattaattttgctgCCCTTAATTGTATGTTTTGacttgaaatatatatatcaagaTCTGAACCTTTTGCAAGGCCAACATGCGTAGATGTAATAAGAGATCTTCTCTCCCAGTCGCATCACCAACAGCATCCAGTAACTTCTTTAATCTCTCCCTTTCATCACCAGAATCTGAAGAGTAGACACTTTCAATAGGTACAATATACAACTCCTTTGATGGCGGGGCTAGATTTTCCACTATCAATCTAACGTCTCCAATTACTTTGTCGGTTTCATTAGAGGGGGCAGAGTAAACAGAACTTTCATCAACAAATGCAACTCCAACACCGAAAACTGGCAACGATCTATCCCTACATGCATCGAAATTCTTCTGCGCTTTACTATGCATCTCATGTACAAACTGCAAGGCAACCCTGAAAccaaaataacatttttttttttttttacgtaTTTCAAAAAATCTTAAGTCCGAAATTTACATACAACAACGTTTCAGTAGATATCTTTTAAATTGCGGAAAGGCACTTTCTAACATTCCATAATCCACCTTATGCACAAAATTCATTACACATACATAGAATTCGACTCATTTCAGAAAGAGGGAATCTAtaaattgatcaaatttctTCGTTCTCTTACTACATGACGCACGATTTGTGATTAAAATCGAATCAAATGAACATCCAAGAGTGATCGAGAGACGGACCTGGAAGAAGGGCCACCAGAGAAGGCAACGAGGACATTATCGGTAGGAGCAATCATGGCGTTGGAGGTCACAGCGAACCTGAACTTCCCGAAGAGATTGCCGCGGAAGCAATCGATGCAAAAGCGTGCATCGTCACCACCGTCGCTATTGGAAGAGATAGGTTGGTTGGCCTTGCACTTCAGACACAAACCActgttgctgttgttgttgctgctgctaaTATTAGCAGCAAATGAATTGGTATTGTTGTTGGCTTTaacagcttcttcttcttcctgcTGGGTTTTGTAGCAATTTGACTGGCAAGCTGAAGCACTGCACGCCATGCTtatttctccctctctctccctcagcTGAGCTCGAGAACTTAGTAGGGTTTTTGTTCTAAGAATTTTTTAGGGAAATAAGCTGATATAATCACTTTTTAAAAGTGGTATTCTGAAATAATCAGCTTACAAATTGTGTTCTCAAATAATCACTTGTGGACGTGAAATGACCAAACTGCcctccatataaaagcacatgtatCAACCCGTTATTGGCCTTTTCTGAAAGGGAACTCAgctcaactctctctcctctgtgTTGGAAGGTTGGCAAAAATTGGGGGAAGTCCAGGTTGCGAGACATGTTCCCACTGAGCAATCCAGTTCGCAACCCATCCATCGTCCTAACCCAGATGTCCTCAAACTTGGGACCCTAGTTTGGGCGCAGCGAAGCCGGAAGGCACGGCGTCCATTGTTGACCTCCCGATCGAGCTGACTGCTGCGATTCCACAGAGAAGGGAAAGTGGCGACTTCCGGTGTCGTTGTGAACGGATGTGAGTTGTGATATTGGTTTGGTAGTGTATGTGTATTATGAAATCGTTCAGCCCCTTTTCACCACAGAGGGCATAAAAGcttaaattttcagtttgcaCTTGTTGTGATATGTTGAAATTCATAGTTTGTGATATTATCTGCAGTGGGAGCTGTCTGGtgaagttgaattttgtttaaaattgacTGAATGCGTGTATAATGTAGTGCAATGTGTTTGATAATGGTGAAAATAACAGCACACAGAAAAATCATAGGTTAACTTTGTCTGGCCTACAAATTTGTAAATACGGCTAGTGTTAGGCTCAATTTAGATGCTAATGTGGGGAATTTATTGGcattctgggtttgttttggtaagaagtatagtttgtgtgttttggtttCGAATTTGGTAATTGAGCTTGTACTACATTATACGCTTTCTATCACAACCTGATCCTTTTGTTGAAGGTGTTTACATTTGTGCAAAAGACTTGGAGGGTTAGAGGGTTCATATTTCTGCCATTGTATGTGtatgttagtttgttaatAACTTGGAACCCACAGATATCATCTTCTAAatcagagaaaaaacaaaaaggaataaaagttAATTGTTGAAGCAGCTACAATTAACTTTTGAAGATTTGAGGATTTAGAAGATGATATGTGTAGTGGAATGATTGTTGTGCATGTTTTTATTcatctattttgtattttttagtgTTATGAATCGGTGtagtaattatttatgttttttgcaGAAATGGATACAGTTGGAATTTTGGTATGCTACAATGGAAATTGGGTTAAGAAGGATAACATTGAGAGTTATGAAGGTGGGGAGGCTAAAGGCATAATAGTGTCACGGAACGTAACGTTTTCCGAACTTGTTGAACGCATTTATAAGATCATGGATGCAGAGCCCACgaaatatagtgtcacattgAAGTATTCAGTTCCTGTATCCGCATCTGTCAGTAAGCAGATAAGGGTTGAAGACAATGATGatgttcaatattttctcaaGTACAACACAGATGTTATGGCCTCTAAAGTAACCCCTTTAGTAGCAAGCTTGAAAAACATCGAAGGGCATGGTATTGAAGGGTGCAATGGCATTGTAAGCGTGGAGAGTAGCAATGCTCCTGCTACCTTTGTTGTGGAACGAAGAAATGTGGCAATTTCGCAcaatgaaactgaaaatggtGGGAATGGTTTTAATTGGAGTGATTGGGTTGAAGAAGTTCATTTTGAAAGCGGTGAAAACATAGTTGCTGATTTCAATCAACCTAGCAATGAAGAGGAACCATACTCTGCACCAATTGTGCATCCTCATGAGGACAGCGGTGCGGAACCCTCCACTGTGCAGTGTAGACAGGTGCAATCTGAACCTCCCCGGCAATCAAGTTCGAGTGAAATGCATACAATTCGGGTTGATTCGAAGCATGGTGAGAGTGTGGAATATATTGGTTATGGTGGAGGACTTTCGTGCATAAATTGGGAAGCAAATTTGAAGGTTGGCCGAGTTTATCCAAATAAGATTGCCCTTTTAAAAACCATCAGTTTAGCAGCAATTAGAGGCCACTTTCGGTTCAGAACAGTCCAATCTGGGAAGCGTCGGTTTTGTGTTCGCTGTTGGCAGGTGCCTTGCCCTTGGAAACTTCGGGCATATAAAGTTGGATTACATGAGTTTAAGGTTGTTAAATACGATCCACTTCATGAATGTGATCTGAGGTTTGTAAGCAGTCACCATCCTCAAGCTACGGCCGAATTGGTGTCTGACTGTGTTAAATGGAGATTTCAGGATTCGCGCAGCATTTATACTGCAGCTGATATAAAGACagatgtgaaaaaaaaatttggtgtcAGCATAAGCTACTCTACGGCTTGGAGAAGCCGAGAGTTAGCTTTCAAAACAATGAGAGGGTCTGCAGAAGAGTCGTATTCCCTTCTCCCTTCCTATTGTTATGAGTTGGAGCGTACAAATCCGGGAACTTTGACATACATTGAGACTGATGCAGCCGACcacttcttatatttttttatgtccATTGGTGCATGCATACGAGGATTTAAGTCGTCAATGCGGCCCGTGATTGCTGTTGATGCTACCCATTTGAAGTGCAAGTATAAaggtgttttgtttgttgcgaCCGCATTTGACGGAAATCGCAACATATATCCTGTTGCCTTTGGGATTGGAGATTTGGAGACGGATGCAGCATGGGAGtggtttttgagaaaattacaTTGTGCAATTGGTGATTGCTCGAATCTTGTTGTCATATCTGATCGCAATGTTAGCATACAACATGGGTTGCGTAGAGTTTTTCCTGGGGCAAGCCATGGTATTTGCTTTTATCACTTGAAGGGCAATATGAAAGCCTCATTTCACTTGAAGCAACGGGATCCGATATTGGGGTATTTTATAAGGGCAGCGAAGTCTTATCGTCTAGCGGAGTTCAATCGTCACTTCTCGATGATAAACAATGAGCGAGTGCGAAATTATCTACTACGTGCAGGCGTTCAGAAGTGGTCACGGGCCCACTGTGATGGACGACGCTATAATGTGATGACAACGAATATTGTGGAGTCCATTAATTCAGTTCTTCGTTTTGCAAGGATGCTTCCGGTCCTACACTTGATCGATGAAATCACAAATTTACTTCTCACTTGGTTTAGTCAACGTCGAGATTTAGCAATGAAATGTCATTCTACATTGTGCCCTGATTTGGGTGAACAGAAGTTAAGGAAGAGGTTAGACGCTGCGTCAAGGATGAATGTGGTCAAAATCAATGATGTTGAGTATAATGTTCTGGATGGTGATTTGAACGGTCTGGTGCACTTGGCAAACCGTAGTTGTACGTGCAGGAAGTTTGACTTGGAGCAACTCCCGTGCAAGCATGCTATTGCGGTATGTCGGCACTTGAATTTGAACCCCTACTCCTTTGCCTCTTCTTATTATACACGAGCTACATGGGCAGCTGCATATGCTGAATCTATTTATCCTGTACCACCTAAAGGCACATGGGTTATTCCCGAACATTTGAACAATGTCAAAATCCTTCCTCCTGTTTGTAAGGTTATGCCGGGCCGTCGCAAAATGCAAAGAGTACCTTCCAAAGGAGAGGACTCCCGGCAAAAAAAATGCTCAAGGTGTGGTGTGAAGGGCCACTACCGAAATACATGCAAACAATCTGTCCCTCTCAAGAACTGAAGTCTCTAATTGCGCATATTGCACAGTTGTTCAGTTTGTACCTCACTTGTCATCGACTGTGAAGTTCATGAATAGGTTCGGTGATGCTGCAGGGATGGAAGTCCGTCAATTAAACGGTCATGTGAAGCATATGGAACAAGGTAACAAGTTCCTTGCAATGAGAGCCTATTATTAGTAGCAATTTGTTAACATACAGTTCTACCTGTTTTATTGAAACCAGCTGTTATTTAACACTGTTCCACTGGCCAATGTGTCATACAGATTAGCATTTCTATTCGTTTGTGATGtaccttttattttcatttaaattgtATTCGATTTGGTGTTGTGAAATGTGATTGTAGTCACGTTGGCATCACTTGGTTTCCTTTCCTACACAACGTTATGTCCTCTCTTTATATGCACCGTATTGGTATTGTATGTACCTTTGTTGCCATCGTattggtattgtattgtacCTTTGTTGCCATCGTattggtattgtattgtacCTTTGTTGCACGGCCATTGGTAGTGTAATGAAAACGGTTTCTGTCCCAAATGAAAGGGCCTAGAAGGCTAACTAAAATGTAATCTCGTACATAAAACgtatttcaaatgcaaatgTTACGCAATTAGTGGGAGCGTCATTGTACTTCATGATTTCTCATTGTTCTGATTGCCATAGACCAAACTATCTATAGTTTTTGGGAAACTATCCATGCAGGTACACATGGTGAACACATCACTACTATCGTTATATGGACTTTTCAAATAGTTAATTATTCACTTCAAGTCACACACACAGAGGAACAAACCCTTCCCCATTTGTGTGTGATTAGTGCCTATGGACTCTGGTACCTATAACTCTTCCAATCCAACCTGTTTTGCAAAATAACAAAGTCAGTTATTAGTGTTCTATATTGTTGGGCACAGTGTCCGTGGTTTGTATCCAATTGCCTTAAGGTATCAATACATGTCCCATATTTCCATGGATATTCCGCGCGTCATAACCATCGATCTGTCCGAAACCCTCCATATACACGACCATTGCTAGAGTCACTGTTTTTAAGTACTCAGATGTAGAGGCTATAATATGAGGTGTATTTCCATAAAGCAGCAATATAACAGTACTATAAGCAC
Above is a genomic segment from Prunus dulcis chromosome 7, ALMONDv2, whole genome shotgun sequence containing:
- the LOC117633824 gene encoding cytoplasmic tRNA 2-thiolation protein 2 isoform X2, whose product is MACSASACQSNCYKTQQEEEEAVKANNNTNSFAANISSSNNNSNSGLCLKCKANQPISSNSDGGDDARFCIDCFRGNLFGKFRFAVTSNAMIAPTDNVLVAFSGGPSSRDRSLPVFGVGVAFVDESSVYSAPSNETDKVIGDVRLIVENLAPPSKELYIVPIESVYSSDSGDERERLKKLLDAVGDATGREDLLLHLRMLALQKVASQNGYNRLLLGSCVSRIACHVISATVKGQGYSLPADVQYVDARWEIPVVLPLRDCLAKELTMLCRLDGLKTVELIRSPCTGINGLVSSFVTLLQEENPSRECTIMRTAGKLIPFHFNKIEEIDDSNVLLATRRRQKRYNLKPNESFSSESFCFICNSPLSRSDLLSLKNLESHKTSSVCCSSCQFQILPQDPSSVNELYTLLPEQLFARAKHDNLDHCSAIREQIQDCLLSEGEDET
- the LOC117633824 gene encoding cytoplasmic tRNA 2-thiolation protein 2 isoform X1 — its product is MACSASACQSNCYKTQQEEEEAVKANNNTNSFAANISSSNNNSNSGLCLKCKANQPISSNSDGGDDARFCIDCFRGNLFGKFRFAVTSNAMIAPTDNVLVAFSGGPSSRVALQFVHEMHSKAQKNFDACRDRSLPVFGVGVAFVDESSVYSAPSNETDKVIGDVRLIVENLAPPSKELYIVPIESVYSSDSGDERERLKKLLDAVGDATGREDLLLHLRMLALQKVASQNGYNRLLLGSCVSRIACHVISATVKGQGYSLPADVQYVDARWEIPVVLPLRDCLAKELTMLCRLDGLKTVELIRSPCTGINGLVSSFVTLLQEENPSRECTIMRTAGKLIPFHFNKIEEIDDSNVLLATRRRQKRYNLKPNESFSSESFCFICNSPLSRSDLLSLKNLESHKTSSVCCSSCQFQILPQDPSSVNELYTLLPEQLFARAKHDNLDHCSAIREQIQDCLLSEGEDET